In the genome of Monodelphis domestica isolate mMonDom1 chromosome 2, mMonDom1.pri, whole genome shotgun sequence, one region contains:
- the TRIM7 gene encoding E3 ubiquitin-protein ligase TRIM7 isoform X2, producing the protein MLESRLGALKKELEEFEDFKSMEEKESRELLKQVTVEREKVGAEFQALRAFLMEQESRLVGRLEELAREVTQRQTENLNQLVSEISLLSKLTTEMEETSHKPDLDFLQEFKNTLGRCDNVPGPKPASVSSEMKSKVWNISLKTFVLKGLLKKFKEDLRGELEKEEKVELTLDPDTANPRLILSLDLKSVRLGPRPQDLPPNPRRFDTNTRVLASRGFSSGRHHWEVEVGSADGWAFGVARESVRRKGLTPFTPEEGVWALQLNGGQYWAVTSPERTSLSPGGRLARVRVALDLEAGAVSFYAAEDMRHIYTFRVAFRERVFPLFSVCSTGTYLRIWP; encoded by the exons AAGCAAGTGACTGTGGAGCGGGAGAAGGTAGGGGCAGAGTTCCAAGCATTGAGGGCCTTCTTGATGGAGCAAGAAAGCCGGCTGGTGGGGCGCCTGGAAGAGCTGGCCAGGGAGGTGACCCAGAGGCAAACTGAGAACCTGAACCAGCTTGTCAGTgagatctccttgctgtccaaacTTACCACTGAGATGGAAGAGACGTCCCACAAACCTGACCTGGACTTCCTGCAG GAGTTCAAGAACACATTAGGCAG GTGTGACAACGTGCCTGGCCCCAAACCGGCCTCCGTGTCTTCTGAGATGAAGAGTAAAGTTTGGAATATTTCACTCAAGACCTTTGTTTTGAAGGGACTGCTAAAGAAGTTCAAAG AGGATCTTCGTGGAGaactggaaaaggaggagaaag TGGAATTGACATTGGATCCTGACACGGCCAATCCCCGCCTCATCCTCTCCCTGGATCTCAAGAGCGTCCGCTTGGGCCCTCGACCCCAGGATCTGCCCCCCAATCCCCGGCGCTTTGACACGAATACTCGAGTGTTGGCCTCGCGTGGATTCTCTTCTGGCCGTCACCACTGGGAGGTGGAGGTGGGCTCGGCTGACGGCTGGGCTTTTGGGGTGGCCCGGGAGAGTGTCCGGAGGAAGGGGCTCACTCCCTTCACCCCTGAAGAGGGCGTCTGGGCCCTTCAGCTCAATGGGGGGCAGTACTGGGCCGTGACATCCCCTGAGCGCACCTCATTGAGCCCGGGGGGGCGGCTGGCCCGGGTTCGGGTCGCTCTGGATTTAGAGGCTGGCGCGGTGTCTTTCTATGCTGCTGAGGACATGAGGCACATCTACACCTTCCGAGTGGCCTTCAGAGAGCGAGTCTTTCCCCTCTTCTCGGTCTGCTCTACTGGAACCTACTTACGGATCTGGCCATGA